In Zingiber officinale cultivar Zhangliang chromosome 3B, Zo_v1.1, whole genome shotgun sequence, a single window of DNA contains:
- the LOC122056098 gene encoding G-type lectin S-receptor-like serine/threonine-protein kinase At2g19130 encodes MAMASSCSSATSFLLFSFFLSFSLPFFSSAISTDTIYAETSLSGNQTITSRGGRFVLGFFTPPGSAGTTSFNYYIGIWYNKISVLTPVWVANRANPVTDPTASELKISADGNLVLINQFKSVIWSTNVTTISSSNSTAVVVILDNGNLQLRDVSNSSLVFWQSFDHPTDTWLPGAKLGFNKITKRSQHLTSWKNKVDPSPGIFTFEMDPTGSFQYLYLWNSSRIYWAAGMWDGNEFSSATDAPSDYRAYRQVVNDTDEMYVNYTVDIANHPTSRLVLDYDSGQNQVLVWMENSKWMVVWAQPKSKCTVYGVCGPFGSCSDFSSPFCSCVKGFRIKSHTDWYLGDRSQGCERKTGLQCSGLNNDSADSEKDGFFEMPNVRLPDNPNTLATAGSREGCELACLSNCSCNAYSFNGSGCFVWHGGLLNLQEQYNQSDAGTLYLRLAASELQSSGSNKKRMVAHISVGVIVPAGVVCLFIIGGLVWKRERRRAIQNSKVVQNSLVSFMYDELRMATKNFSEKLGGGGFGSVFKGSLPGSIDIAVKKLEGLLQGEKQFRAEVSTLGAIQHVNLIRLIGFCSQGTKKLLVYEFMPSGSLADQLFHSNLNVLDWKTRYQIAIGIARGLAYLHEQCRDNIIHCDIKPENILLDAALVPKVADFGLAKLVGRNFSKVLTTIRGSRGYIAPEWISGMPITTKVDVYSYGMMLFEIISGKRNLIYKGESSYEFFPLVATNKLIIGDVKSLLDQRLEGKANSEELEIACKLACWCIQDNEISRPTMSQIVQALEGNLDVGIPRVPRSLQVQNES; translated from the coding sequence ATGGCAATGGCTTCTTCATGTTCCAGTGCAACTTCATtcttgctcttctccttcttcctttccttctctcttcccttcttctcctccgcAATATCAACTGACACAATCTACGCAGAAACTTCTCTGTCCGGAAACCAGACCATCACCTCCAGAGGCGGCAGGTTCGTGCTTGGCTTCTTCACGCCACCAGGCAGCGCAGGCACGACCTCCTTCAACTACTACATCGGCATCTGGTACAATAAGATCTCTGTGCTCACCCCAGTGTGGGTGGCCAACAGAGCCAATCCAGTCACGGACCCAACCGCGTCGGAGCTTAAGATCTCTGCTGATGGCAACCTCGTCCTCATCAACCAGTTCAAATCCGTCATATGGTCCACCAACGTCACCACCATCTCATCCTCCAACTCCACAGCCGTCGTGGTCATCCTTGACAACGGTAATCTCCAGCTCAGGGATGTATCCAACTCCTCGCTCGTCTTCTGGCAGAGCTTTGATCACCCCACTGACACTTGGCTTCCTGGTGCCAAGTTGGGGTTCAATAAGATCACCAAAAGATCCCAACACCTCACTTCCTGGAAGAACAAAGTTGACCCTTCTCCTGGGATCTTCACCTTTGAGATGGATCCGACTGGAAGCTTTCAATACTTATATTTATGGAATTCGTCTCGGATATATTGGGCCGCTGGAATGTGGGATGGGAACGAATTTAGTTCAGCTACTGATGCCCCATCAGATTATAGGGCCTACAGGCAAGTTGTCAATGATACAGATGAGATGTATGTGAACTACACTGTAGATATTGCCAATCATCCCACGTCTAGACTAGTACTGGATTATGATTCCGGCCAGAACCAAGTACTGGTGTGGATGGAGAATTCGAAGTGGATGGTCGTCTGGGCTCAACCAAAAAGCAAGTGCACAGTTTATGGGGTATGTGGACCTTTCGGTAGCTGCAGTGACTTCTCCTCACCCTTCTGTTCTTGTGTTAAAGGTTTCAGGATCAAGTCTCATACAGATTGGTATTTGGGTGATAGAAGTCAGGGCTGTGAGAGGAAGACTGGTTTACAATGCAGTGGTCTAAACAACGACTCTGCCGATTCAGAGAAAGATGGCTTCTTTGAGATGCCAAATGTTAGGCTACCTGACAACCCTAACACTTTGGCCACAGCGGGAAGCAGGGAAGGCTGCGAGTTGGCTTGCTTGAGTAATTGCTCCTGCAACGCCTATTCCTTCAACGGTAGTGGATGCTTTGTTTGGCATGGAGGGTTGCTGAATCTGCAAGAACAATATAATCAATCTGATGCAGGTACTCTTTACTTGCGCTTGGCTGCCTCGGAGTTGCAATCTTCTGGAAGCAACAAGAAGAGAATGGTAGCACACATATCAGTCGGAGTCATCGTGCCGGCTGGTGTAGTTTGTTTGTTCATCATTGGGGGTTTGGTATGGAAGCGAGAAAGGAGGAGAGCTATCCAAAACTCTAAAGTTGTGCAGAATTCTTTGGTCTCCTTCATGTATGATGAGCTGCGGATGGCCACCAAAAACTTCTCAGAAAAGCTTGGAGGAGGGGGCTTTGGATCCGTGTTTAAAGGGTCGTTACCCGGCTCAATTGATATCGCTGTGAAGAAGCTTGAGGGTCTTTTACAAGGCGAGAAGCAGTTCCGAGCGGAAGTGAGCACACTAGGAGCCATTCAACATGTGAACCTCATTAGGCTAATCGGCTTTTGCTCTCAAGGGACCAAGAAGTTGTTGGTCTATGAATTCATGCCAAGCGGTTCGTTAGCTGATCAGCTTTTTCATAGCAACTTGAATGTTTTGGACTGGAAAACAAGATATCAAATTGCTATCGGAATTGCAAGAGGATTAGCTTATCTCCATGAGCAATGCAGGGACAACATTATACATTGTGACATTAAGCCAGAGAACATACTGTTGGATGCTGCACTTGTGCCAAAAGTAGCTGATTTTGGTCTAGCAAAGCTCGTCGGAAGGAACTTTAGCAAAGTTCTCACAACCATTCGAGGAAGTAGAGGGTACATCGCCCCTGAATGGATTTCGGGTATGCCCAtcactacaaaagtagatgttTACAGCTACGGAATGATGTTGTTCGAGATCATATCAGGAAAAAGAAACCTAATATACAAAGGAGAAAGTAGTTATGAGTTCTTCCCCTTAGTCGCAACAAACAAACTCATAATCGGAGATGTCAAAAGCTTGCTAGACCAAAGGCTAGAGGGTAAAGCCAACTCGGAAGAGCTTGAAATAGCTTGTAAACTTGCCTGCTGGTGCATTCAAGATAACGAAATCTCGAGGCCAACGATGAGTCAAATTGTTCAAGCTCTAGAGGGCAATCTAGATGTCGGCATTCCTCGTGTTCCAAGGTCACTACAAGTCCAAAACGAGTCATGA
- the LOC122056097 gene encoding G-type lectin S-receptor-like serine/threonine-protein kinase At2g19130 gives MAMAPSSSSATSFFLLFYTLSLFLLSFTSAATSTDTISAQHSLTGNHTITSGVGTFVLGFFTPPGSGGNYYIGIWYGKVSVLTPAWVANRVTPVTDPTMSELKISNDGNLVLLDQFKSIIWSTNVTAISSSNSTVAVILDNGNLQLRDGSNSSLVFWQSFDHPTDTWLPGAKLGFNKITKRSQHLTSWKNKVDPSPGIFTFEMDPTGSFQYLFLWNLSRIYWASGLWNGHEFSSVTETPSNYRDDMQVVNHTDEIYITYTEGASNLTSRLVLDYDSGQNQVLVWMEISKSWMLVWSRPRSKCTVYAVCGPFGSCSDFTITAFCNCVKGFRIKSQTDWDLGDRSQGCERKTGLQCSGLNNDSADSEKDGFFEMPNVRLPDNPNTLATVASREGCELACLSNCSCSAYSYNGSGCFVWHEGLLNLQEQYNQSDAGTLYLRLAASELQYSERNKKRVVRLVIIIVIVLAILFSSVPAILIVVKKRESRRMIEKAKATQSHLVSFTYSELQQATRKFSTKLGRGGFGSVFKGSLPGSNDIAVKKLEGLCQGEKQFRTEVSTVGRIQHVNLVRLLGFCSQGSKRLLVYEFMSNGSLDSHLFHNAPSSHLNWKTRYQIAIGIARGIAYLHEQCRECIIHCDIKPENILLDASFKPKVADFGLAKLMGRDFSRVLTTLRGTKGYLAPEWITGVAITAKADVYSYGMVLLEIISGRRNLEQTTAEEDGTRYFPTFAASKMNEGDAAGVLDSKLGPEEVNMEEMDRACKIACWCIQDDERCRPTMGQVVQVLEGIIDVHPPPIPRSLLLSSDVPQPINFFFECSSNRSTQAANTTSNCSETGSHTSSSSDNK, from the coding sequence ATGGCGATGGCTCCTTCAAGCTCCAGTGCAACTTCATTCTTCCTCTTGTTCTACAccctttctctttttcttctctccttcACCTCCGCAGCAACGTCAACTGACACAATCTCTGCACAACATTCTCTGACCGGAAACCATACCATCACCTCCGGAGTCGGCACGTTCGTGCTCGGCTTCTTCACGCCACCAGGCAGCGGCGGCAACTACTACATCGGCATCTGGTACGGTAAGGTCTCTGTGCTCACCCCCGCGTGGGTGGCCAACAGAGTCACTCCGGTCACGGACCCAACCATGTCGGAGCTTAAGATCTCTAATGATGGCAACCTCGTCCTCCTCGACCAGTTCAAATCTATCATATGGTCCACCAACGTCACCGCCATCTCATCCTCCAACTCCACAGTCGCCGTCATCCTGGACAATGGTAATCTCCAGCTCAGGGATGGATCCAACTCCTCGCTCGTCTTCTGGCAGAGCTTTGATCACCCAACTGACACTTGGCTTCCTGGTGCCAAGTTGGGGTTCAATAAGATCACCAAAAGATCCCAACACCTCACTTCCTGGAAGAATAAAGTTGACCCTTCTCCTGGGATCTTCACCTTTGAGATGGATCCGACTGGAAGCTTCCAATacttatttttatggaatttgtcTCGGATATATTGGGCTAGTGGACTGTGGAATGGCCACGAATTTAGTTCAGTCACTGAGACCCCATCAAATTATAGGGACGATATGCAAGTAGTCAATCATACAGATGAGATTTATATCACATACACGGAAGGTGCCAGTAATCTCACGTCTAGACTAGTACTGGATTATGATTCCGGCCAGAACCAAGTACTGGTGTGGATGGAGATTTCGAAGTCATGGATGCTAGTCTGGTCTCGACCAAGAAGCAAGTGCACAGTTTATGCAGTATGTGGACCCTTTGGTAGCTGCAGTGACTTCACAATCACAGCCTTCTGCAACTGTGTTAAAGGTTTCAGGATCAAGTCTCAGACAGATTGGGATTTGGGTGATAGAAGTCAGGGCTGTGAGAGGAAGACTGGTTTACAATGCAGTGGTCTAAACAACGATTCTGCCGATTCAGAGAAAGATGGCTTCTTTGAGATGCCAAATGTTAGGCTACCTGATAACCCTAACACTTTGGCCACGGTTGCAAGTAGGGAAGGCTGCGAGTTGGCTTGCTTGAGTAATTGCTCTTGTAGTGCTTATTCCTACAACGGTAGTGGCTGCTTTGTTTGGCATGAAGGGTTGCTGAATCTGCAAGAACAATATAATCAATCTGATGCAGGTACTCTTTACCTACGCTTGGCTGCCTCGGAGTTGCAATATTCTGAGAGAAACAAGAAGAGAGTGGTACGTTTGGTTATCATCATTGTTATTGTTCTGGCCATCTTGTTTTCTAGCGTTCCTGCCATTTTGATTGTGGTAAAGAAGCGAGAAAGTAGGCGGATGATTGAGAAAGCAAAGGCTACGCAGAGTCATCTCGTCTCGTTCACATACAGTGAGCTGCAACAAGCCACACGGAAGTTCTCAACGAAGCTCGGgagaggaggctttggatcagtGTTTAAAGGGTCGTTGCCGGGGTCAAATGATATAGCTGTGAAGAAGCTGGAAGGCCTTTGTCAAGGAGAGAAGCAGTTTCGGACGGAGGTGAGCACTGTCGGGAGGATCCAACATGTCAACCTCGTTCGTCTACTTGGATTCTGTTCTCAAGGATCGAAGAGGCTTCTCGTGTACGAGTTCATGTCAAATGGCTCCTTGGACTCCCATCTCTTCCACAACGCCCCTTCCTCTCATTTGAACTGGAAGACAAGATACCAAATTGCAATCGGCATCGCGAGAGGAATTGCCTACCTACACGAGCAATGCAGAGAGTGCATCATACATTGCGACATCAAGCCGGAGAACATTCTCTTGGATGCTTCGTTCAAACCCAAGGTGGCAGATTTCGGTCTCGCGAAGCTCATGGGAAGAGACTTCAGTCGAGTCCTCACGACCTTGCGAGGGACCAAGGGCTATCTCGCCCCCGAATGGATTACTGGCGTCGCCATCACTGCAAAAGCCGATGTCTATAGCTACGGAATGGTGCTGTTGGAGATCATCTCCGGAAGGCGAAACTTGGAGCAAACAACAGCAGAGGAAGATGGCACAAGGTATTTCCCAACGTTTGCAGCGAGCAAAATGAACGAAGGCGACGCTGCGGGTGTGCTGGATAGCAAGTTGGGGCCTGAAGAAGTTAACATGGAAGAGATGGACAGAGCTTGCAAGATAGCTTGCTGGTGCATTCAGGATGACGAGAGGTGCAGGCCAACGATGGGGCAGGTTGTTCAAGTGCTCGAGGGGATCATCGATGTCCATCCGCCTCCCATCCCAAGATCACttctgctttcttctgatgttcctcagCCTATCAATTTCTTCTTCGAGTGCTCATCAAACCGAAGCACTCAGGCAGCGAACACCACTTCAAATTGCTCTGAGACCGGAAGCCACACGTCAAGTAGCTCTGATAATAAATGA
- the LOC121968119 gene encoding G-type lectin S-receptor-like serine/threonine-protein kinase At2g19130 gives MAMAYSCSSATSFLLLSIILFLSLVSFTFATTSTDTISAQHSLTGNQTITSGDGTFVLGFFTPQGSGGNYYYVGIWYGKISVLTPAWVANRVTPVTDPTTSELKISDDGNLVLLHQFKSIIWSTNVTTISSSNSTVAVILDNGNLQLRDGSNSSLVFWQSFDHPTETYLPGAKFGFNKITKRSQQLTSWKNKVDPSPGIFTFEMGPNGLLQYLILWNMSRIYWASGLWDGYEFSSVPVGYMYHMKLVNDTDEMYITYMLDIANHSMYREVLDYDTGQIQGLVWMENSKSWMLIWARPTSKCSVYGVCGPFGSCTDFTSPFCYCVKGFRIKSQTDWDLGDRSQGCERKTGLQCHGLNNSVDSEKDGFFEMTNVRLPDSPNTLATAGSREGCELSCLRNCSCNAYSYNDSGCFVWHRGLLNLQEQYNQSDAGTLYLRLAASELQSSESNNRMAAHISVGVIVPAVVVCLFIIGGLVWKLGRRRAIQNSKVVENSLVSFMYDELRMATKNFSEKLGGGGFGSVFKGSLPGSIDIAVKKLEGFYQGEKQFRAEVSTLGAIHHVNLIRLIGFCSQGTKKLLAYEFMPSGSLADHLFRSNLNVLDWKTRYQIAIGTARGLAYLHEQCRDNIIHCDIKPENILLDDALVPKVADFGLAKLVGRNFSKVLTTIRGSRGYIAPEWISGMPITTKVDVYSYGMMLFEIISGKRNLMHTGESSFEFFPLVATNKLVIGDVKTLLDQRLEGKANSEEFEIACKLACWCIQDNESSRPTMSQIVQALEGNLDVGIPPVPRSLQVLNESWTESINSSSSHQN, from the coding sequence ATGGCAATGGCTTATTCATGTTCAAGTGCAACTTCATTCCTGCTCTTGTCCATCATTCTTTTCCTCTCTCTTGTCTCCTTCACCTTCGCAACAACGTCAACTGACACAATCTCTGCACAACATTCTCTGACCGGAAATCAGACAATCACCTCCGGAGACGGCACGTTCGTGCTGGGTTTCTTCACGCCTCAAGGCAGCGGTGGCAACTACTACTACGTCGGCATCTGGTACGGTAAGATCTCTGTGCTCACCCCCGCGTGGGTGGCCAACAGAGTCACTCCGGTCACGGACCCAACCACGTCGGAGCTTAAGATCTCTGATGATGGCAACCTCGTCCTCCTCCACCAGTTCAAATCCATCATATGGTCCACCAACGTCACCACCATCTCATCCTCCAACTCCACAGTTGCGGTCATCCTTGACAATGGTAATCTCCAGCTCAGGGATGGATCCAACTCCTCGCTCGTCTTCTGGCAGAGCTTTGATCACCCCACTGAAACTTATCTTCCTGGTGCCAAGTTTGGGTTCAATAAGATCACCAAAAGATCCCAACAACTCACTTCCTGGAAGAATAAAGTTGACCCTTCTCCTGGGATCTTCACCTTTGAGATGGGTCCGAATGGACTCTTACAATACTTGATTTTATGGAATATGTCTCGGATATATTGGGCTAGTGGACTGTGGGATGGCTACGAATTTAGTTCAGTGCCTGTGGGATATATGTACCACATGAAACTTGTCAATGATACAGATGAGATGTATATCACATACATGTTAGATATTGCCAATCATTCCATGTATAGAGAGGTACTGGATTATGATACCGGCCAGATCCAAGGACTGGTGTGGATGGAGAATTCGAAGTCATGGATGCTCATCTGGGCTCGACCAACAAGCAAGTGCTCAGTTTATGGGGTATGTGGACCTTTTGGCAGCTGCACTGACTTCACCTCACCCTTCTGTTATTGTGTTAAAGGTTTCAGGATCAAGTCTCAGACAGATTGGGATCTGGGCGATAGAAGTCAGGGCTGTGAGAGGAAGACTGGTTTACAATGCCATGGTCTAAACAACTCTGTCGATTCAGAGAAAGATGGCTTCTTTGAGATGACAAATGTTAGGCTGCCTGATAGCCCCAACACTTTGGCCACAGCCGGAAGCAGGGAAGGCTGCGAGTTGTCTTGCTTGAGAAATTGCTCCTGCAATGCTTATTCCTACAATGATAGTGGCTGCTTTGTTTGGCATAGAGGGTTGCTGAATCTGCAAGAACAATATAATCAATCTGATGCAGGTACTCTTTACCTGCGCTTGGCTGCCTCAGAGTTGCAATCTTCTGAAAGCAACAACAGAATGGCAGCACACATATCCGTCGGAGTCATCGTGCCGGCTGTTGTAGTTTGTTTGTTCATCATTGGGGGTTTGGTATGGAAGCTAGGGAGGAGGAGAGCTATCCAAAACTCAAAAGTTGTGGAGAATTCTTTGGTCTCCTTCATGTATGATGAGCTGCGGATGGCCACCAAAAACTTCTCAGAAAAGCTCGGaggaggaggctttggatcagtGTTTAAAGGGTCGTTGCCCGGCTCAATAGATATCGCCGTGAAGAAGCTTGAGGGTTTTTATCAAGGCGAGAAGCAGTTCCGAGCGGAGGTGAGCACACTAGGAGCTATTCATCATGTAAACCTCATTAGGTTAATCGGCTTTTGCTCTCAAGGGACCAAGAAGTTGTTGGCCTATGAGTTCATGCCAAGCGGTTCGTTAGCTGATCACCTTTTTCGTAGCAACTTGAATGTTTTGGACTGGAAAACAAGATATCAAATCGCTATTGGAACTGCAAGAGGATTAGCCTATCTCCATGAGCAATGCAGGGACAACATCATACATTGTGACATTAAGCCAGAGAACATCCTGTTGGATGATGCACTTGTGCCAAAAGTAGCTGATTTTGGTCTAGCAAAGCTGGTCGGAAGGAACTTTAGCAAAGTTCTCACGACCATTCGAGGAAGTAGAGGGTACATTGCGCCCGAATGGATTTCAGGTATGCCCAtcactacaaaagtagatgttTACAGCTACGGAATGATGTTGTTCGAGATCATATCAGGAAAAAGAAACCTAATGCATACGGGAGAAAGTAGTTTCGAGTTCTTCCCCTTAGTCGCAACAAACAAACTCGTAATCGGAGATGTCAAAACTTTGCTAGACCAAAGGCTAGAGGGTAAAGCCAACTCAGAAGAGTTTGAAATAGCTTGTAAACTTGCCTGCTGGTGCATTCAAGATAACGAAAGCTCGAGGCCAACGATGAGTCAAATTGTTCAAGCTCTAGAGGGCAATTTAGATGTCGGCATTCCTCCTGTTCCAAGGTCACTCCAAGTCCTAAATGAGTCATGGACCGAGAGTATCAATTCCTCTAGTTCACATCAGAACTAA